Proteins found in one Sphingobacteriales bacterium genomic segment:
- a CDS encoding TIGR00730 family Rossman fold protein, with translation MTDNNNSNNNIEELSSRHWATTNVKASSSWRMFKIMGEFVDGFDRMEELGPCVSVYGSARTKPHDPYYSLAEEVAKRLVKAGYGIITGGGPGIMEAANKGAQSAGGASVGLNIKLPFEQAPNSYIDWDKSLDFRYFFVRKVMFVKYAQAFVLLPGGFGTLDELFESITLIQTQKISRAPVILVGTEYWKGLLDWIKLVMLEKNSNISAEDMDLFTLTDDVEVVVKTINEFYSREDLGPNFDY, from the coding sequence ATGACGGATAACAATAATAGCAATAATAATATAGAAGAACTGAGCAGCCGCCATTGGGCAACTACCAATGTGAAAGCGTCTTCTTCGTGGCGTATGTTTAAAATAATGGGCGAGTTTGTAGATGGTTTTGACCGTATGGAAGAACTCGGTCCTTGTGTTTCTGTTTATGGTTCGGCGCGTACCAAACCCCATGACCCTTATTACTCATTAGCCGAAGAGGTAGCCAAACGTTTGGTAAAAGCGGGCTATGGTATCATCACAGGCGGAGGTCCCGGTATTATGGAGGCTGCCAACAAAGGCGCACAAAGCGCAGGGGGTGCTTCGGTGGGTTTGAACATCAAATTACCTTTTGAACAAGCTCCCAACAGCTATATAGATTGGGACAAATCTTTGGATTTTCGTTATTTTTTCGTGCGCAAGGTGATGTTTGTAAAATATGCACAGGCTTTCGTACTGCTGCCCGGCGGTTTCGGCACACTCGACGAACTCTTTGAATCTATCACTTTAATTCAAACACAAAAAATATCGCGTGCACCGGTTATTTTGGTTGGTACTGAATATTGGAAGGGCTTATTGGATTGGATAAAGTTGGTAATGTTGGAAAAAAATAGCAATATCAGTGCAGAGGATATGGATTTATTTACGCTGACCGATGATGTAGAAGTGGTGGTGAAAACTATCAATGAATTTTATTCAAGAGAGGATTTAGGACCTAATTTTGACTATTAA
- a CDS encoding OmpH family outer membrane protein: MKRILLICSLIFAFTIFNFSTARAQVKFGHINSAELLAAMPDMAAAETQLKNYSEKLDAQYKEKLSTFETKYKSLMERAQKGEITPNDQAAEEKKLQEMQTEIQTFEGTAQADITKKRQELIEPIVSRAQKAIKDVATENNISYVFDLSTGAILHYPDGDNIMALVKTKLGM, from the coding sequence ATGAAACGAATCCTTTTAATTTGCTCTCTTATATTTGCATTTACCATATTTAATTTTTCTACGGCTCGCGCACAAGTAAAATTTGGTCATATTAACTCTGCCGAGTTGCTGGCTGCAATGCCCGATATGGCAGCCGCCGAAACACAGTTGAAAAATTACAGCGAAAAATTAGATGCTCAATATAAAGAAAAATTGAGCACCTTTGAAACCAAGTACAAATCTTTGATGGAGCGGGCGCAAAAAGGCGAAATTACGCCGAACGACCAAGCCGCCGAAGAAAAGAAATTGCAGGAAATGCAAACCGAAATTCAGACTTTTGAGGGTACTGCACAAGCTGATATTACCAAAAAACGTCAGGAATTGATAGAGCCTATCGTTTCGCGTGCCCAAAAAGCTATCAAAGATGTGGCTACCGAAAATAACATTTCTTATGTTTTTGATTTGAGTACCGGTGCTATACTGCATTATCCTGATGGCGATAATATTATGGCTTTGGTAAAAACCAAATTGGGCATGTAA
- a CDS encoding ABC transporter permease, producing the protein MNLKKVALIIQREFITRVRKKSFILTTLLAPLSIFVVMGIQMFFMSFDKEKRVVAVYDESGLLYKKSVDGSRYLALPDGENVFFKQPTENYSNLRSRYHELGYDGVLHIQRVDTNRLQTLRPAYFSDNLLGAGARRYIENSIAEVLKNRRLHQEGIDPKLLEELRTIDVSIAEKKEGGESSSSFAASAIGLMMGMIMYIALIVYGSMVMKGVLEEKTNRIVEVMLSSVKPFELMLGKIVGIGAVGLLQFGIWAILMIAFSLLAGLLFPVPDAGALQSMPGSAAAPDPEEAQLIARSLIDSVNSLPLTWLTLAFLFYFFTGYMMYASLFAAVGAAVGDTDDSQSLVFPVIMPVIISFFILTAIQEDPNNSLAMWSSMFPLFSPVIMPARIAFGVPLWQVLASMIFLLGGFWLATFIAAKIYRGSILMYGKKLNMKEMWHLLRHS; encoded by the coding sequence ATGAACCTAAAAAAAGTAGCTCTTATCATTCAGCGGGAATTTATTACGCGTGTGCGTAAAAAATCTTTTATCCTCACCACATTGCTCGCCCCTTTGAGCATTTTTGTGGTGATGGGCATACAAATGTTTTTTATGTCGTTTGATAAAGAAAAGCGCGTGGTGGCGGTATATGACGAAAGCGGATTACTGTATAAAAAAAGTGTTGATGGCTCTCGATATTTGGCTTTGCCCGATGGCGAAAATGTGTTTTTTAAACAACCTACCGAAAATTATTCCAACTTGCGCAGTCGCTATCATGAGCTGGGCTATGATGGTGTATTGCACATACAACGTGTAGATACCAACCGCCTGCAAACCCTTCGCCCTGCTTATTTTTCGGATAACTTGCTGGGAGCCGGCGCACGCCGCTACATTGAAAACAGCATCGCCGAAGTGCTCAAAAACCGCCGCCTGCACCAAGAAGGCATAGATCCGAAATTGTTGGAAGAGTTGCGCACCATAGATGTGAGCATCGCCGAAAAAAAGGAAGGCGGCGAAAGTAGCAGCAGTTTTGCGGCATCGGCAATCGGTTTGATGATGGGAATGATCATGTACATCGCTTTAATCGTGTATGGCTCTATGGTGATGAAAGGTGTGCTGGAAGAAAAAACCAACCGCATTGTGGAGGTGATGTTGTCGAGTGTAAAACCTTTTGAGCTGATGTTGGGAAAAATTGTAGGAATTGGAGCCGTGGGGCTTTTGCAGTTTGGGATATGGGCAATTTTAATGATAGCTTTTTCGCTTTTGGCAGGATTGCTATTTCCTGTTCCCGATGCGGGCGCATTGCAAAGTATGCCGGGTAGTGCCGCCGCCCCCGACCCCGAAGAAGCGCAACTCATTGCACGCTCGCTTATCGACAGCGTAAACAGCCTACCACTTACTTGGCTCACGCTTGCTTTTTTATTTTATTTTTTCACCGGATATATGATGTATGCCTCTTTGTTTGCCGCCGTTGGTGCTGCCGTTGGCGATACCGATGATTCTCAGTCTTTGGTGTTTCCTGTCATTATGCCCGTCATTATTTCATTTTTTATCCTCACCGCCATACAAGAAGACCCCAACAACAGCTTGGCGATGTGGTCGTCTATGTTTCCTCTGTTTTCGCCTGTAATTATGCCCGCCCGCATTGCTTTTGGTGTTCCTTTGTGGCAGGTGTTGGCATCTATGATTTTCTTGTTGGGCGGATTTTGGCTGGCTACTTTCATCGCTGCAAAAATCTATCGCGGAAGTATTTTGATGTACGGCAAAAAACTGAATATGAAAGAAATGTGGCATTTATTGCGCCACTCCTGA
- a CDS encoding queuosine precursor transporter produces the protein MTNNNNNNPLSIFNDKSVHLFWILGGFFVANALLAEFIGVKIFALEDTLGAEALNWNLFGQQGSLNFTAGVLLWPVVFIMTDLINEYYGSRGVRFLSYLAATLITYAFAMVYVAIALAPASWWVGSAAAQGVPDMQKAFVAIFGQGLWIVAGSLTAFLLGQLIDVAVFHRIKKSTGERMIWLRATGSTLISQFIDSFVVLYIAFVLGPQKWPISLFLAVGTVNFCYKMFAAVLMIPLLYLIHAAIERYIGHEKAQLMKNAAAQNQ, from the coding sequence ATGACAAATAATAACAATAATAACCCGCTTTCTATTTTTAATGACAAATCGGTGCATTTGTTTTGGATATTGGGCGGATTTTTTGTGGCGAATGCTTTGCTTGCAGAGTTTATTGGCGTAAAGATTTTTGCATTGGAAGATACGCTCGGCGCAGAGGCTTTGAACTGGAATTTATTCGGGCAGCAGGGGTCGCTGAATTTTACGGCGGGCGTGTTGCTGTGGCCCGTTGTTTTTATTATGACCGACCTTATCAACGAATATTATGGCTCGCGTGGAGTGCGCTTTTTGTCGTATCTTGCTGCTACTCTCATCACCTACGCTTTTGCTATGGTATATGTTGCCATCGCTTTGGCTCCGGCTTCGTGGTGGGTGGGCAGTGCCGCCGCACAGGGTGTGCCGGATATGCAAAAGGCATTTGTCGCTATTTTTGGGCAGGGGCTATGGATAGTGGCAGGTTCGCTGACGGCTTTTTTGCTGGGGCAACTGATTGATGTGGCGGTTTTTCATCGTATCAAAAAAAGTACCGGTGAGCGTATGATTTGGTTGCGTGCCACCGGCTCTACGCTCATTTCGCAATTTATCGACAGTTTTGTGGTGTTGTATATTGCCTTTGTTTTGGGTCCGCAGAAGTGGCCGATTTCGTTGTTTTTGGCAGTGGGCACGGTCAATTTTTGTTATAAAATGTTCGCCGCCGTACTGATGATTCCGCTATTATATTTGATACACGCCGCCATAGAACGATACATCGGACACGAAAAAGCACAACTTATGAAAAATGCCGCAGCTCAAAATCAATAA
- a CDS encoding T9SS type A sorting domain-containing protein, with product MVYDQDADATGNYGLMLQNVFNSPNTVPLAYETTYDFNIEKSVETDIYTFNGNANDFISLRMNWNGCDLGGQILIYDPLGNLIYNNYAGCNSLRALVTLPQTGIYTVLVYDQDADATGNYGLMLQNVSNSPNAVPLAYETAYDFNIEKSIETDIYTFNGNANDFISLCMNWNNCVFGGQMVIYDPLGNLIYNDYSSGCTPLRALVTLPQTGIYTVLAYDHWAEDTGNYGLMLQNIFNSPNAVPLAYETAYDFNIEKSIETDIYTFNGNANDIISLRMNWNDCFLAGQMVIYDPLGNSIYYDYSQCDSLRALVTLPQTGIYTVLVYDNWAANTGNYELTLTLCTAVAESVPDFSYDRINNTVYFYDNSLHSTDYTWNFGNGVSINNIINPTLTFSKPNVYNVCLTTRNYCSDDGNTVCQQISIPGIASVSPNKTGNNNFYVGYLQGAFAQDPNAQIYLLKDNTTTPVDTVIYESATKLKFNITFADSPTGVYDIVYSTPNFSDTLKNTLTIEYNKPYQFRAIIEGRPRILVNRFFDYKIGIQNLSNQTAFGVPVYVIINGSTEAQLVSAVIDENLPEDLQGMEQHFYKIYEENTADSLLVGIFVIPFIPSNSSSFIELKIKSSEISNLKLQTYIGDPLFSGEQINENLQMRTSCNNIPPCINAALDVVGLVPGVGCAIGAMSLGCSISDIVNGNNSPATNVFNLIFDVVGIANCLSPFSPTDEVAKTIAKQLLKAAGVLSTVGSTISDISDCVPDPQPPRKIQVATSMDPNDKIGIIGTDNLNYIKGDVAIPYTIYFENVDSASASASEVLITDVIDTTVLDINSVKFTDFGFGGNISSFGEFIGETTFSQDVDLRPEINTIVRVRAWVNTNEGTVSWKFTSFDPATMDLTQDIDAGFLPPNVNKPEGEGFVHFTISPKFTLSTPETIQNSASIVFDSNAPIITPVFTNTIDKINPSSSIEYLSAETNDTAFVVNWNGSDAHSGIDYYTIYVSEDNEVFTLWQSNLKTNYSLFTGKVGHSYSFYVIATDKAGNTETKNPIAEASTSIVGLSEINKSVNYPFKIVPNPTQGEVYIYASDAMQEMNISCIEIFDSMGKSSFRQNNPVCNNGTCYLNLSHINSGLYTIVVISKKSMFSQKLLIK from the coding sequence TTGGTATATGATCAAGATGCAGATGCTACAGGAAACTACGGACTGATGTTGCAAAATGTTTTCAACTCCCCCAATACAGTCCCCTTAGCATACGAAACAACTTATGATTTTAACATTGAAAAAAGTGTAGAAACAGACATCTACACTTTCAACGGCAATGCCAATGATTTCATTTCCCTGCGTATGAACTGGAATGGCTGTGATTTAGGCGGGCAGATACTCATTTACGACCCGCTCGGCAATTTGATTTATAATAATTATGCCGGATGCAATTCATTAAGAGCACTCGTAACACTCCCACAAACAGGGATATACACGGTATTGGTATATGATCAAGATGCAGATGCTACAGGAAACTACGGACTGATGTTGCAAAATGTTTCCAACTCCCCCAATGCAGTCCCCTTAGCATACGAAACAGCTTATGATTTTAACATTGAAAAAAGTATAGAAACAGACATCTACACTTTCAATGGCAATGCCAATGATTTCATTTCCCTGTGTATGAACTGGAATAACTGTGTTTTCGGCGGACAGATGGTTATTTACGACCCGCTCGGCAATTTGATTTATAATGATTATAGCAGCGGATGCACTCCATTAAGAGCACTTGTAACACTGCCACAAACAGGGATATACACGGTATTGGCATATGATCATTGGGCAGAGGATACAGGAAACTACGGACTGATGCTGCAAAATATTTTTAACTCCCCCAATGCAGTCCCCTTAGCATACGAAACAGCTTATGATTTTAACATTGAAAAAAGTATAGAAACAGACATCTACACTTTCAATGGCAATGCCAATGATATCATTTCCCTGCGTATGAACTGGAATGACTGTTTTTTAGCCGGACAGATGGTTATTTACGACCCGCTCGGCAACTCAATTTATTATGATTATAGCCAATGCGATTCATTAAGAGCACTTGTAACACTCCCACAAACAGGGATATACACGGTATTGGTATATGATAATTGGGCAGCGAATACAGGAAACTACGAACTAACTCTAACTCTATGTACAGCCGTCGCCGAATCAGTCCCTGATTTTAGCTATGATAGAATAAATAATACGGTGTATTTTTATGATAATTCGCTTCACAGTACTGACTATACATGGAATTTTGGCAATGGTGTTTCAATAAATAATATAATTAATCCAACATTAACATTTTCAAAGCCAAATGTTTATAATGTTTGCTTAACTACAAGAAATTATTGCTCTGATGACGGTAATACAGTGTGTCAGCAAATTTCAATACCGGGTATTGCTTCTGTAAGCCCAAACAAAACAGGTAACAATAATTTTTATGTTGGTTATCTACAAGGTGCATTTGCTCAAGACCCAAATGCACAAATATATTTGCTAAAAGACAACACTACAACACCCGTAGATACGGTTATTTATGAAAGTGCCACCAAGCTTAAATTCAATATTACATTCGCCGATTCTCCCACAGGCGTATATGATATTGTGTATAGCACTCCAAACTTTAGTGATACACTTAAAAATACTCTTACCATAGAATACAATAAACCGTACCAATTTAGAGCTATAATAGAAGGGCGACCTCGTATTTTGGTCAATCGTTTTTTTGATTATAAAATTGGCATACAAAACCTAAGTAATCAAACAGCGTTTGGCGTACCCGTTTATGTCATTATTAATGGCAGCACCGAAGCGCAGTTAGTAAGCGCAGTTATAGATGAAAATTTGCCTGAAGATTTACAAGGTATGGAGCAACATTTTTACAAAATTTATGAAGAAAACACAGCAGACAGTTTATTAGTAGGGATTTTTGTAATACCATTTATCCCTAGCAATAGTTCTAGTTTTATTGAATTAAAAATCAAATCAAGTGAAATTTCCAACTTAAAATTGCAAACGTATATCGGTGATCCACTATTTAGTGGCGAGCAAATAAATGAAAACTTACAAATGAGAACATCTTGTAACAACATTCCGCCTTGTATTAATGCTGCCCTTGATGTTGTTGGGTTAGTGCCGGGAGTAGGATGTGCCATAGGCGCAATGAGTTTGGGATGTTCCATTTCTGATATAGTAAATGGAAACAACTCGCCGGCGACAAATGTATTCAATTTGATATTTGATGTAGTAGGCATAGCCAATTGTCTGTCTCCTTTTAGCCCCACTGACGAAGTCGCAAAGACCATTGCAAAACAATTATTAAAAGCGGCAGGAGTATTATCTACCGTAGGATCGACAATAAGTGACATCAGCGATTGTGTCCCTGACCCACAACCTCCAAGAAAAATACAGGTAGCTACTTCTATGGATCCCAATGATAAAATCGGAATTATAGGTACAGATAATCTAAACTATATAAAAGGTGATGTAGCTATACCTTATACAATTTATTTTGAAAATGTAGATTCTGCAAGTGCAAGTGCAAGCGAGGTACTTATAACTGATGTAATTGATACTACTGTTTTAGATATTAATAGTGTTAAATTCACAGATTTTGGCTTTGGGGGCAATATTAGTTCCTTTGGTGAATTTATTGGAGAAACTACATTTAGTCAAGATGTAGATTTACGCCCTGAAATTAATACAATTGTTAGAGTAAGAGCTTGGGTTAATACCAACGAAGGAACTGTTTCTTGGAAATTTACTTCTTTTGACCCCGCAACTATGGACTTAACACAAGATATTGATGCAGGTTTTTTGCCGCCAAATGTCAATAAACCCGAAGGAGAAGGGTTTGTACATTTCACCATATCCCCTAAGTTTACACTATCTACTCCAGAAACTATACAAAACAGTGCAAGTATTGTTTTTGATTCTAATGCACCAATAATAACTCCCGTTTTCACAAATACCATTGACAAAATAAACCCTTCAAGTAGTATTGAATATTTATCTGCTGAAACCAATGATACTGCGTTTGTTGTAAATTGGAATGGTAGTGATGCACATTCAGGAATTGACTACTATACTATATATGTATCTGAAGATAACGAAGTTTTTACACTATGGCAGTCCAATCTAAAAACTAATTATAGTTTATTTACAGGAAAGGTGGGACATTCTTACAGTTTTTACGTTATTGCCACAGACAAGGCAGGTAATACAGAAACTAAAAATCCAATAGCCGAAGCCAGCACGAGTATTGTGGGGTTAAGCGAAATCAATAAATCAGTAAATTATCCATTTAAAATAGTACCCAACCCTACTCAAGGTGAAGTGTATATATACGCTTCTGATGCTATGCAAGAAATGAATATAAGTTGTATTGAAATTTTTGACTCAATGGGAAAAAGCTCATTCAGACAAAACAATCCGGTATGTAATAATGGTACTTGTTATTTAAATTTAAGCCATATAAATTCAGGGTTATATACAATTGTAGTAATTTCAAAAAAATCTATGTTTTCACAAAAATTATTGATAAAATAA
- the meaB gene encoding methylmalonyl Co-A mutase-associated GTPase MeaB: MQNSPSASYYAEHIAAADRRILARAISIVENQLPQSRDLLLQLRFERNVPIWGITGPPGAGKSTLVNALVSHLLAADKKIAIVAIDPTSPFNFGALLGDRIRLAQHFNHPNVYIRSLASRHSLGGLADNIVEICEVLRAADFDHILIETVGVGQSEVEIAGLADTTVVVLVPEAGDEVQTMKAGLMEIADIFVVNKADRADAEQFYQNLVKLTHARPFPTPVLKCVASQQGGIENLYETLCKIPQNSAHRERKAHLLTQKAMRLLQKHFTRHLKEQHIFQKIKKILDTQGAAAFHLYRFIDAEIAATPAQDFMRQ; encoded by the coding sequence ATGCAAAACAGCCCTTCTGCAAGTTATTACGCCGAACATATCGCTGCTGCCGATCGCCGTATATTGGCGCGTGCCATCAGTATCGTAGAAAATCAACTGCCTCAAAGCCGCGATTTGCTGCTACAACTCCGTTTTGAGCGCAATGTGCCGATATGGGGCATCACCGGACCACCCGGAGCCGGAAAAAGCACTTTGGTAAATGCTCTGGTAAGTCATTTGCTGGCTGCCGACAAAAAAATCGCCATTGTCGCCATTGACCCCACTTCGCCTTTTAATTTCGGTGCTTTGCTCGGCGACCGTATTCGTTTGGCACAGCATTTCAACCACCCCAACGTATATATCCGTTCTTTGGCATCGCGGCATTCTTTGGGCGGTTTGGCGGATAATATTGTAGAAATATGCGAAGTGTTGCGCGCTGCCGATTTTGACCATATTTTGATAGAAACAGTGGGCGTGGGGCAGTCGGAGGTAGAAATTGCGGGTTTGGCGGATACAACAGTGGTGGTACTCGTGCCCGAAGCCGGAGATGAGGTGCAAACCATGAAAGCCGGACTGATGGAAATAGCCGATATTTTTGTAGTCAATAAAGCCGACCGCGCCGATGCCGAACAATTTTATCAGAATTTAGTAAAACTCACACACGCCCGTCCTTTTCCTACACCCGTACTCAAGTGTGTGGCATCGCAGCAGGGCGGTATAGAAAATTTATACGAAACACTTTGTAAAATTCCCCAAAACAGTGCACACCGAGAACGAAAAGCCCATTTACTCACTCAAAAAGCAATGCGCTTGTTGCAAAAACATTTTACCCGACACTTAAAGGAGCAACATATTTTTCAAAAAATAAAAAAAATATTAGATACACAAGGGGCAGCCGCTTTTCATCTGTACCGGTTTATTGATGCCGAAATAGCAGCAACGCCCGCACAAGATTTTATGCGTCAATAG